A section of the Phycodurus eques isolate BA_2022a chromosome 4, UOR_Pequ_1.1, whole genome shotgun sequence genome encodes:
- the LOC133401810 gene encoding lysophosphatidylcholine acyltransferase 1 — protein sequence MRLGARGQRAMDADGKKLDRAPPFRNPFVHVLKFTAMEKAKIAVMTVTLFPIRLLVAASMMLLAWPFAFLASAGHSETAVEPQCLWRRLVDIILKIIMRVMWFAGGFHWITVKGQRALPTEAPILTLAPHSSYFDAIPVTMTMASIVMKAESKDIPVWGTLIKYIRPVFVSRSDQDSRKKTVEEIKRRAHSGGEWPQIMIFPEGTCTNRSCLITFKPGAFIPAVPVQPVVMRYPNKLDTITWTWQGPGAFKILWLTLCQLHNVFEIEFLPIYTPSEEEKRNPVLFAVNVRHVMAKALGVPITDYSFEDCQLAMAEGHLRLPVDTCLLEFSKLVRRLGLKPQNPEKVLQDYGNRSRKLQGQKLCLDDFAQFLDVPVSDMLQDTFVLFDEHEDNSVDIREYVIALSVVCRPSKTLETLKLAFKMFEAEEDGAITEPELAVILRTALGVSHLSVTCLFAAIDSEGAGKITFENFQSFVEEHSDLGEDYLYPKNSGLLSGTCQHQQTTFHNVHDTANSKITNGICPDFSPNDHDSTVHGLLKKHN from the exons ATAGCAGTTATGACAGTCACGCTATTCCCCATCCGTCTACTCGTAGCTGCATCTATGATGCTGCTGGCTTGGCCTTTTGCGTTTCTGGCCTCAGCGGGACACTCTGAGACTGCTGTCGAACCGCAGTGCCTCTGGAGGAG ACTGGTTGACATCATTTTGAAGATCATCATGCGGGTCATGTGGTTTGCGGGCGGCTTCCATTGGATAACTGTTAAAGGGCAGCGGGCGTTGCCCACCGAAGCACCCATTCTCACTCTGGCGCCCCACTCTTCCTACTTTGATGCTATACCAGTCACCATGACAATGGCCTCCATTGTCATGAAAGCAGAGAGCAAGGATATACCCGTGTGGGGAA CTTTAATAAAGTACATCAGGCCAGTGTTTGTATCAAGATCAGACCAGGACTCGAGAAAGAAAACTGTGGAAGAGATCAAACGCAGAGCCCACTCTGGAGGGGAATGGCCACAG ATAATGATTTTTCCAGAGGGCACCTGCACAAATCGATCCTGCCTAATCACCTTTAAGCCAG GGGCCTTCATCCCAGCTGTACCAGTGCAGCCAGTTGTGATGCGATACCCAAACAAACTG GACACAATCACTTGGACGTGGCAAGGGCCTGGAGC GTTTAAGATCTTGTGGCTGACACTGTGCCAGCTACACAACGTGTTTGAAATAGAG TTCCTTCCAATCTACACTCCCTCTGAGGAAGAGAAAAGGAATCCTGTTCTGTTTGCTGTCAACGTGAGGCATGTCATGGCCAA AGCCCTGGGGGTCCCCATCACAGATTATTCATTTGAGGACTGCCAGCTGGCAATGGCAGAAGGCCACTTAAGACTGCCAGTTGACACCTGCCTGTTGGAGTTTTCCAAACTTGTCAGGAGGCTGGG GCTTAAACCCCAAAACCCCGAAAAGGTTCTTCAGGATTATGGGAACAGATCCAGAAAGCTGCAAGGACAGAAGCTGTGCTTGGATGACTTTGCTCAGTTCTTGGATGTGCCCGTTTCAgatatgttacaagacacatttgtcCTTTTTGATGAG CATGAAGATAACAGCGTGGATATCAGAGAATATGTGATAGCCTTATCTGTTGTATGCAGGCCTTCCAAAACTCTGGAAACACTGAAATTGGCCTTCAAG ATGTTTGAGGCCGAGGAGGATGGCGCTATCACAGAGCCCGAGTTGGCAGTTATTCTCAGGACCGCTTTGGGAGTGAGTCACCTCAGTGTCACCTGCTTGTTTGCTGCCATTGATAGTGAAGGCGCGGGAAAGATCACATTCG AGAATTTCCAGAGCTTTGTGGAAGAACATAGTGACTTGGGAGAGGACTACCTGTACCCGAAAAATTCTGGCCTCCTCAGTGGTACCTGCCAACATCAACAAACAACTTTTCACAACGTGCATGACACTGCCAACAGCAAAATAACTAACGGCATCTGCCCCGACTTCAGCCCCAATGATCATGACAGCACAGTACACGGACTCCTCAAGAAACACAATTGA